In Aliamphritea ceti, a single window of DNA contains:
- a CDS encoding glycosyltransferase family 9 protein → MSRLSARFYTFARVLSRLPGHLLRKQENSPKRILIAHYLLLGDTLMLTPLLAKLRAQYPDADIFMTGQKAAAALYADKPYGVTYLPFHPKDAKSIRRLIAGGPYDLALVPADNRYSILAYAMGAKWIVAFSEDKPGYKSWLVDEAISYPDAPAHWADINTSMIPGDYPASFQASDWSFSVDSLPHIPKSFFVFHVGASSDLKLWPAERWRKLADKYKEAGFSIVWSGGPGEENIVAEIGCHEDEYDFSGKLTLIELCCLLQQASAMVCPDTGVAHLGRLANTPTVCLFGPGAPEVFGNCRFWSQGNYIALRRPISCRDQNMMFKRKITWLQRCNRNVDSCSRAAECMNIITIDDVSQAINQLLPAD, encoded by the coding sequence ATGAGTCGATTATCTGCGCGTTTCTATACATTTGCCCGAGTGCTTTCCAGATTGCCAGGACACCTTCTGCGTAAGCAAGAAAACTCTCCTAAGCGAATTCTAATTGCACATTATTTGTTACTGGGGGATACCTTGATGCTTACGCCATTATTGGCGAAGCTGCGCGCTCAGTATCCTGATGCTGACATTTTTATGACAGGCCAAAAGGCGGCAGCGGCATTATATGCTGATAAACCTTACGGTGTGACGTATTTACCCTTTCATCCGAAAGATGCTAAGAGTATTCGGCGTTTAATTGCCGGCGGCCCATATGATTTGGCATTAGTTCCCGCTGATAATCGTTACAGTATTCTAGCGTACGCGATGGGTGCGAAGTGGATTGTGGCATTTAGTGAAGATAAACCCGGTTATAAAAGTTGGCTGGTAGACGAAGCCATTTCTTATCCAGATGCACCGGCACACTGGGCTGATATAAATACCTCGATGATCCCTGGTGACTATCCGGCTTCTTTTCAGGCATCAGACTGGTCTTTTTCTGTTGATTCTTTACCACATATACCTAAGTCTTTTTTTGTTTTTCATGTAGGGGCAAGCTCTGATTTAAAACTGTGGCCGGCAGAACGTTGGCGAAAGCTGGCTGACAAATATAAAGAGGCTGGATTTAGTATTGTCTGGAGTGGTGGTCCTGGAGAAGAAAATATCGTTGCTGAAATAGGCTGTCATGAAGATGAATATGATTTTTCAGGAAAATTAACGCTTATAGAGTTGTGTTGTTTATTGCAGCAGGCATCAGCAATGGTTTGTCCTGATACCGGAGTTGCACATTTAGGGCGTTTGGCAAACACACCAACGGTATGTTTGTTCGGCCCTGGTGCGCCGGAAGTGTTTGGTAACTGCAGGTTTTGGTCGCAAGGGAATTATATTGCTCTGCGCCGGCCTATTAGTTGCCGGGATCAGAATATGATGTTTAAGCGTAAAATTACCTGGCTACAGCGTTGTAATCGCAATGTGGACAGCTGTAGCCGGGCAGCGGAATGTATGAACATCATCACCATTGATGACGTAAGTCAGGCAATCAATCAGTTATTACCCGCTGATTGA
- a CDS encoding glycosyltransferase, giving the protein MLRIGLLIDSLIGGGAERVVLNFAGGLAKLGHDVHIILVKNEQQHQTSDVPFTIHHLSENGVLAESRWRNKQLLSEKLQATVTRIESDGKKFNFFTSNAEDMDRLSKMAKLDPVFIRYRNSMVKYIETKVGNKTGLKKIIRQFRWIQKFRSIYSNRHIVTVSNALQGELVNQVGVKPKSLTTIYNPFDFDLLRSKAAEPIDPALKPQEPYIIYAAKFENRKRQDLLLKAYAKANISQKLVLIGGTYTASDERWYKQMMELIKELGIEDKVILPGFQNNPYAWVKGADLFVMSSDSEGLPTVLIESLIVGTPVISTNCPTGPSEILIDEFSTFLSPTDDVAGLATNIRKALESYPEITDAYLEKFSINNSLSQYIRHYENQSAGNN; this is encoded by the coding sequence ATGCTTAGAATTGGTTTACTGATAGATTCATTAATTGGCGGTGGCGCAGAGCGGGTAGTACTTAACTTTGCTGGAGGACTTGCAAAACTGGGCCATGACGTTCACATCATTCTGGTCAAAAACGAGCAACAGCATCAAACCTCCGATGTACCATTCACAATACACCACCTTAGCGAAAATGGTGTTCTTGCGGAAAGCCGCTGGCGTAACAAGCAACTTTTATCTGAAAAGCTGCAAGCAACGGTAACAAGAATCGAGTCCGATGGTAAGAAATTTAACTTCTTTACATCTAATGCTGAAGATATGGATCGCCTGAGCAAAATGGCAAAACTTGATCCTGTATTTATTCGTTATCGTAATTCAATGGTGAAATATATTGAAACAAAAGTTGGCAACAAAACTGGTCTCAAAAAAATTATTCGCCAATTTCGCTGGATCCAAAAGTTCCGCAGTATCTATAGTAATCGCCATATAGTAACGGTCTCTAATGCCTTGCAAGGTGAGCTCGTTAACCAGGTAGGTGTCAAACCTAAGTCTCTTACAACGATCTATAATCCTTTTGACTTTGACCTACTTCGCAGCAAAGCTGCAGAACCAATTGATCCTGCACTAAAGCCTCAGGAACCGTACATCATCTATGCTGCGAAGTTTGAAAATCGTAAGCGACAGGACTTACTTCTAAAAGCTTATGCTAAAGCTAATATCAGCCAGAAGCTTGTCTTAATAGGCGGTACATACACAGCATCAGATGAGCGCTGGTACAAGCAAATGATGGAACTCATAAAAGAACTGGGAATTGAAGATAAAGTTATTTTACCAGGTTTTCAAAACAATCCTTATGCCTGGGTGAAAGGTGCTGACCTATTTGTGATGTCTTCAGACAGTGAGGGCCTGCCAACAGTACTAATTGAGTCATTAATAGTAGGTACTCCAGTTATCAGCACAAATTGCCCAACTGGCCCTTCCGAAATTCTGATTGATGAATTTTCTACTTTTCTGTCGCCTACCGATGATGTTGCAGGACTGGCTACAAATATCCGTAAAGCTCTGGAAAGCTATCCTGAGATTACCGACGCTTATTTGGAAAAGTTCTCTATCAACAACTCACTATCGCAATACATCCGCCATTATGAAAATCAATCAGCGGGTAATAACTGA
- a CDS encoding glycosyltransferase family 9 protein, giving the protein MKNILVVRRDNIGDLVCTTPLISMLRKQYPKATIRLLACSYNAPVLEQNDDLDEICTYVKAKHRGNRSLLSIYTERLKMLWRLRREPIDLAILATPALDKHGLALAKQSGARQIVGVDAANLKISSPIAPSTLDGLHQVEKSIRIAGLDIKHAPSLKLRCSETELIQAKNFLATYNVDSKTDKIAAFHISARKTCNQWSSQKFADLINQYQQKHKSPAAIFWSPGSKNDPKHPGDDEKLEELLALLDSNYPIIPYRTENLRELMAGLSMMQLVVCSDGGAMHVASGLQRPVIAFFGYPGAPDWRPWGEHQLIYREPLSDVSTDTVLDAISQYF; this is encoded by the coding sequence ATGAAGAATATTTTAGTAGTTCGCAGAGACAACATTGGTGATTTAGTCTGCACAACGCCGCTAATATCAATGCTCAGAAAACAATATCCAAAGGCTACTATTCGCTTACTTGCCTGTAGCTATAATGCCCCAGTTCTTGAACAAAATGATGATTTAGACGAAATCTGCACGTATGTTAAAGCAAAGCACAGGGGTAATAGAAGTCTTTTAAGTATCTATACAGAGCGTCTAAAAATGCTATGGCGCCTACGCAGGGAGCCCATTGACCTTGCTATCCTTGCAACTCCAGCCCTCGACAAACATGGACTTGCTCTTGCAAAACAGTCAGGTGCAAGGCAAATAGTTGGTGTCGATGCTGCTAACTTAAAAATATCCTCTCCTATTGCACCATCAACACTGGATGGATTGCATCAGGTAGAAAAATCTATTCGTATTGCCGGATTAGATATTAAACACGCACCCAGTCTTAAATTGCGATGCAGCGAAACAGAATTAATTCAAGCTAAAAACTTTTTAGCAACTTATAATGTAGACTCTAAAACAGATAAAATCGCGGCTTTTCACATTAGCGCTAGAAAAACCTGCAATCAGTGGTCTAGCCAGAAATTTGCAGACTTAATCAATCAATACCAACAAAAGCACAAATCTCCAGCCGCAATTTTCTGGAGCCCCGGGTCTAAAAACGATCCAAAACACCCTGGCGATGATGAAAAACTAGAAGAATTACTAGCTCTACTCGACAGTAACTACCCCATCATCCCTTATCGCACTGAAAACCTACGGGAGCTGATGGCAGGTCTTTCTATGATGCAATTAGTCGTTTGTAGTGACGGCGGAGCAATGCACGTGGCTAGCGGGCTCCAACGCCCAGTGATTGCATTCTTTGGCTATCCAGGAGCACCTGATTGGCGACCATGGGGTGAGCACCAACTCATTTATCGCGAACCGCTATCCGACGTCAGCACTGACACAGTACTCGACGCAATTTCTCAATACTTTTAA